GTGGCTTTAGAGGGAGCTTCATGCAATTAGCCTTTCTAGGGTAGTAGCGTCTACCGCCTAGGAGTAGCTAATCCACCATTAACCGGAACGCAAGTTGAAGTAGTATTATGCACAGGAGTAGCCCAGGTCTTTTTAATTAAGGGAGAAACCTTAGTGCAAAAGATGCGTTCAAAAGCAGAGCGAGCAATGCATAAGCAAATGTAAACTTTCGCCTTAATTTCATTAAGCGTGTATTTCAGCTCCGTAACGAAGAATTTTTGTGTACATCTGCTTGGCTAAGTAACGTTGAACAGAATACTCATACGGTAATCCTCGACTGGTATCAATTTATAGCAGACAAAAAAAAGTCTTGTTTCAAAGAGTAGATCATTATGACGCTATTTTTGTGGGTGCAAACCATTGTAAAAACCACATTCCCGTTAAATGGTGCATACTTCAAGCAAGCCTAAGTTTCTTGTACATATGGCTGGATCGGCTGTAAGTAGAGTTGACGTGTTTTCGAACCGGTAAGTTTCACGACAACAACATGCTTCTAGTTACCCCAGTTCGCGACTAAGACATACAGGGAAATGAGCAACTACAATATCAAAATTTGTGGAACAATATTCATAATTTGGTTCTGGGTAGTGCACTagtgaaatagaaaaagaaagaacttgcgTACCCGTTCTCGCTGAAACTTGCCAGCATCCGAATGAACGCCTCACTCGTGCGGCCATCCAGAGAATTAGAGTCTTCGGCGTAGGGTTCACCGAACAGAAACTGTACATCCGAGGCGTGCGGCACTCCCATCCATTCTGGGAGCGCAGACTTGGACGACTTATGGGCGAAGACATAGACGAACACCTTATTGTTCTTTTCGTCGTGCTTTTCTGCAAAGAATCGCAGCGGGCAGTTGAACACTCTGTCAGATACGTAGTCAACGTACTGCCTCCTGAGTGCGTTGTTGTCGCCCTGCGGGACCTCATCCGTGTACTGCTTTAGCACGTCTGGAAGGTCTGATTTAAGAAGCCCTAATAGTGTGGCACGAAGAGAATCAGTGAGCCCCTCTGTTGCAGCACCGCTAAGATCTTCGAGTAAGAGCTCCGATTTCTGCTGAGCGATAAGAAACAGAGCAGCTTCGTCGGAGGTTACGCCGGCTACTACATCGACCGATGAGAAGAATCCGCGGTTTATGGCCACCCAAGGATGCCGGGGAAGGAACTCGTTATGGTAGGTGAGACTGAATGGAACGAGCCTTAGCACCATGTCCGCAAAAGTAGCGTTCAAGAGTTCATCCGCTGACTTGTTTCGCATGCAGTTCACAACCTCTTCAGGATTGGACGAGATACTGATGGTCCCTTCCCTGGAGCAGCCGACAACATTTGCAACTGCGTCGCCTTTTGCCATGCTCTCTTCCACACTGTCCCAAATATCGAAGCTGTACATTGTGCCACTCAGCAACACGGCTCTCCTGAAAAGACCAGCGCTCATCGGGGACAAGATGTGGGCATGCGCGCTGACTGAGCCTGCACTCTCACCAAACAGGGTGACTCGCTTTGAATCTCCTCCGAAAGTTTTGATATTGCGCTGCACCCATTTTAGAGCCATGTTCTGATCCATGGCACCAACGTTACCAGGTGCCTCGGGAGAGTTCGCATTCAAGAAGCCTAGTATGCCAAGTCGATAGTTCATAGAGACAACAAGCATGTCAGTAAGCGCGGCGAGCCGTGCTCCAGTGTAATTCGCTTCATTAGCGCTGCCGAAAGCGAAGCTTCCTCCATGGATCCAGACTAGGACAGGTCGGCTAGAGGAAGTTCTAGAGGCCCTTTCGGGCACCCAGACGTTGAGATGCAGGCAATCCTCTGTGATGGTGACGCCGTCTAGCTTGAACCCAGGCATCGCGACCTGCGTTAGGAAAGGCCATTATACAAGCTGTGCTCTGATACATGCTGACACTTGAGATGGGTACACAGGACTTGAAGGAAGCAGGACTTCATTTGTACTCGCTAAGATATGTAGAAAATCGAAATGGGTATGTAGAAAATATGTAGCTATTTCATACTTTCGAGGTTTGTTTGGAGTGTGTCAGCATGATGACCCTTCAATGTCACTACGCTGAGGCGGCCACCATCACGACCTGTCTGTCAATCCAGGATACAGTGACCACAATAATATTTGTACCACGTCTTTTGTCAAGTGACTAGTCTACATAGCTGTGACTGCCCGTGTTTTTTACGCCTACAATGCTGGCAGAATGACGACAACTAAAATTTCCCTCGGCATTTTTTCTCTCCAATTTGTGCAGCGATGACGCTGGAGCGCATGGCACTCGACAAAAATATCACGTGAATAAATTTGTAAAAACCGGAAAAACAATACAGTCATGTCGGACATGGCTTTACGTCCCGCAGCGAAATTTCGGGACACACGGAAGGCTGATCGGTTGGAGCAAATTAACGTGCACAATTTTCTGAGTAAGAAGGTACTTTAGCATTTGGCATAAATTATTATATGGTTGCCACAAAACAGGAATACAATAGATGACCTCGTAATGAGCAAAACATCACCGAATGGCATGAGCCACAGCGTGTCTGTAAGCCACATAGACACGTTGGTTTCCGAAAAAGACCACTGGATTGCCAGAAGTAATGGCTTGGCTGGCTGTTACACTGGCTCACTCACAATGCGAGTTGTATGTAAGTTCACCCAGCTATAATCAACAGGCTTACGCGTcaaaaatagttcgatatatgaCGTAATTCCGCACATCCGAATTCGCCTACAACAAAGCTTCATTCCTGTTTTCGAATACATTCGATACATATGTTTATCTCTAGTGGAAGGAAGAAGAGAGGAAACAATCAATTAATTATACATGAAACTACACCTAGTTTACAGTTATTTTTGTCTGCGATCTAAACTGTCTCTCAGTGTCATTAACAATGCCGTTCTCGATGCACAAGTGTGTGCGGATCTGCTCCCGCAGCCTTTCTTTCCTGCATACCATCAGCGTACCGGCGCAGCACCTCCATCGAAGATAGTGCACCACGAAAGGTTTGTCTAAGTGCCTGTTTACACTCAAGGCCGTGCTGGGACTCGGGGCAGCGGATCCCTCGAGTTTGACATATTCAGTGTCCATTTTGGTATGCACCAATTATTTAACGTGGCTGTTTTAGATAACTAGAAATATTCGTATTCTGTTGGTTTGTTGTATTCTTGTTTGACTGTAGCTACGAGTGCATGTCCACGCACCTGAGGGCAAGCCGTCGACCTTGAAGTGACGTCGAGAGTGCCTTCCCAAGCACTCTTAGGTTGCGGAGGCAGAAACCGGAGGTTTCCAATAGGTGGTTCGGCGAACGGAATGCCGCGGTACTCCTCCACACGTTTCCCCAGGACGTGGACCAGTTTGCCACGAACTGTACCCTCTGTTGTCGCCCTCTGAATGCGTCTTTCTGCAGCCACGGTGCTCAACATGCCAGCGAGTAGCAGGGAAATGAGCACAGTTCCTGCCGACGCCATTGTTCTGGGCGGCGGTCCTTTACTGGGGAGGGAAGGACGATTTTCAATCAAACATTCAATGATTCCACACATCATTCAGTATAGATTCCTGCACTGAAGCCATTCCACCCGCTATGTTCGAGAGCCTGCACGGTGGTAAGTTTCGTCTATTCGCGTCCCGCGCGGTTGCTCTCTAGTGGTGCCGGCTCACTCGTCAGCAACGTTTCGACCACGTCTCTATGACACTGAAACATGTTACCCGTGGAAGTTAGTGTGATAAGCTGACGCCATTCTAACATCCATATCTAAGCATCCTAGCAGATTTAATCTCCAGTAGCTTTTACGGCGATTATTCAGTGGTGAATCGCATCtgcaaaaaagtcgcagttttgccacaagaaggaagcatcgattgcgacagcaaattggTACACAGCTTTACGATGTAAGGACAGAAGCTTATTGTCCGCATAAActaggaaacattcgcttactaactgcaTTGACAAGTATCGTGTCGGCGCGCACAAGAAACCATCTACACAcaacactcgatgagcgcggacactcgatGCAGGAAGCTGGACGCTGGTATGAGTAAgtgcggcaacagcagcgagcgaactgaccttcgtgctgtatatcgcttcaacgcaagagcggcgagaacacaacgcgtAGAAAGGCATGAACCGTTTGCAGAACCCTTTCAAGACACGGTGCACGTGACCGCGCGCGTCCTTGCAAAGTTTGACTCGTTGGTGGAGTCACGCCCTGCCTCTCCGCTTCCCTCcataatagacagctttagttacacgtacgtagaggctttgcgtacgtagagcttctacgtgtcagcagtgcgcatgcgtagaacgtaacaggcgcgcgcgcgtctcacggacgtacgtgagattcaattctttgcg
The nucleotide sequence above comes from Dermacentor andersoni chromosome 10, qqDerAnde1_hic_scaffold, whole genome shotgun sequence. Encoded proteins:
- the LOC126519293 gene encoding acetylcholinesterase-like, coding for MASAGTVLISLLLAGMLSTVAAERRIQRATTEGTVRGKLVHVLGKRVEEYRGIPFAEPPIGNLRFLPPQPKSAWEGTLDVTSRSTACPQVAMPGFKLDGVTITEDCLHLNVWVPERASRTSSSRPVLVWIHGGSFAFGSANEANYTGARLAALTDMLVVSMNYRLGILGFLNANSPEAPGNVGAMDQNMALKWVQRNIKTFGGDSKRVTLFGESAGSVSAHAHILSPMSAGLFRRAVLLSGTMYSFDIWDSVEESMAKGDAVANVVGCSREGTISISSNPEEVVNCMRNKSADELLNATFADMVLRLVPFSLTYHNEFLPRHPWVAINRGFFSSVDVVAGVTSDEAALFLIAQQKSELLLEDLSGAATEGLTDSLRATLLGLLKSDLPDVLKQYTDEVPQGDNNALRRQYVDYVSDRVFNCPLRFFAEKHDEKNNKVFVYVFAHKSSKSALPEWMGVPHASDVQFLFGEPYAEDSNSLDGRTSEAFIRMLASFSENGTPELPMAQRWPQYTFSTPAVIVFAQGHVRETQGFRATQCERWRSLYLNTSASC